The following nucleotide sequence is from Acidobacteriota bacterium.
CGCGACCGGTTGGTCCTCAAATTCGAGGGGATCGACGATGCGGATCAGGCGGCACAGCTGCGTGGATTTCATGTCGCCGTCGCCCGTGATGCCGCGCCGGGGCTTCCCGCGGATCAACACTACCGCGCCGATCTTGTAGGGATGCGGGTGATCGATGAGGCCTCGGGACCCGTGGGCCGCGTCGTCGATGTTCAGCCTGGAGCGGCCCACGATCTCTTGCAGGTCGAGACCGAGACCGGCGGCGAGGTGTTGGTGCCGTTTGTCGACGAGATCGTCCTTCAGGTTCGGGAGGCCGATCGGGTGATGGATGTCCGGCTTCCCGATGGCCTGCTGGAATTGAACAATCCGGGACCGAGGGGCTGATGCAGTTCGACGTCGTCACCGCGCTTCCCGGGATCTTTCAGGGGCCTCTCCGGGATGGCGTGTTGGGCCGGGGGATTCGCGACGGTGTAGTGACCGTTCGGATCCACGATCTGAGGCGATGGGGTATCGGGCGTCATCGGATCGTCGATGACACCCCCTACGGCGGAGGCGGCGGGATGATTCTGCGTCCGGAGCCGTTCTTCGAGGCGGTCGACTGGATCGAGGGACAGTATCCCGCCGACCGATCGCTCAAGGTGCTACTCTCGCCGCAGGGAACGCCCCTGTCCCACGGGGTCGGGACAAGATTGGCCGGATACGATAGGGTGGTCCTCTTGTGCGGTCGCTACGAGGGGATCGATGAACGGGTCCGTGAGGGGCTGGCCGACGAGGAATTGAGTATTGGCGATTACGTCCTGACCGGTGGTGAGTTGCCGGCGATGGTCGTGATGGATGCCGTTTCTAGGTTTGTTAAGGGGACTTTGGGCCGGGGAGAGGCTGCCGAAGCGGACTCGTTTGCAGATGGGCACCTCGACTCCCCATATTACACACGGCCTTCGGAATACCGCGGAATGGCGGTGCCGGAGGTGCTGATGTCGGGGAACCACAAAGCGATCTCGGCGTGGCGCGGCCAGGCGGCCCACGATGCCACGAGGAGTAAGCGTCCCGATCTGCTCGGCCGCAAGGACGATTAGGTCACGGTTGTTCGGCATGGGCGAGAGGGTAGAGAGATGAACGTGATTCAGGGCATCGAGGCGGAAGGCCTCAAGCAGAGCGTTCCGGATTTCCGAGCCGGAGATCGGGTGAAGGTTCACGTGCGTGTTGTCGAAGGCGACAAGTCACGGATCCAGGTGTTCGAAGGTGATGTCATCGCACGACAGGGTGGTATCGGTCTTCGATCGACGTTCACCGTTCGCAAGATTTCGGGCGGGGTTGGTGTAGAGAGAGTTTTCCCGATTCATTCCCCCAACGTCGACAAGATCGAAGTCGTGCGTCTCGGGCGGGTGCGTCGCGCAAAGCTTTTCTACTTACGTGAGCTGAGTGGCAAGAAAGCCCGTATCCGGGAACGTCGAACGCGCTAGTCGCAAGGGCACCGGGCCGGGTCTGGAGGAGGGCGATCCACTGGATCGGCATAAGGCATTGCAGACCGCTGAGCGGCTGCTCAAGCAAGGCAAGGTGCAGGAAGCGCTGTCTCAACTCGAGAAGCTCGCTGCAAGTACGCCCGGAG
It contains:
- the rimM gene encoding ribosome maturation factor RimM (Essential for efficient processing of 16S rRNA); amino-acid sequence: YRVLIVKAPLPVGRVQGHRGNGGEVTVRVAAGDAEHWVDVETVELSRGNETRTYVVAASRSYRDRLVLKFEGIDDADQAAQLRGFHVAVARDAAPGLPADQHYRADLVGMRVIDEASGPVGRVVDVQPGAAHDLLQVETETGGEVLVPFVDEIVLQVREADRVMDVRLPDGLLELNNPGPRG
- the trmD gene encoding tRNA (guanosine(37)-N1)-methyltransferase TrmD translates to MQFDVVTALPGIFQGPLRDGVLGRGIRDGVVTVRIHDLRRWGIGRHRIVDDTPYGGGGGMILRPEPFFEAVDWIEGQYPADRSLKVLLSPQGTPLSHGVGTRLAGYDRVVLLCGRYEGIDERVREGLADEELSIGDYVLTGGELPAMVVMDAVSRFVKGTLGRGEAAEADSFADGHLDSPYYTRPSEYRGMAVPEVLMSGNHKAISAWRGQAAHDATRSKRPDLLGRKDD
- the rplS gene encoding 50S ribosomal protein L19, encoding MNVIQGIEAEGLKQSVPDFRAGDRVKVHVRVVEGDKSRIQVFEGDVIARQGGIGLRSTFTVRKISGGVGVERVFPIHSPNVDKIEVVRLGRVRRAKLFYLRELSGKKARIRERRTR